The genomic region CAGGCCGGTACGCGGCTCGGCGTTGCGGGGGATCTCCGGCTTGAACGGCTGGAGCGGGCGCAGCTTCGCGGCGATCTTCATCCGCTCGCCCAAGGTCCGGGCGGAGTTGAGTTTGAGCAGGGTGCGCCGCATGTCCTCGTTGACGGCGAGCGGCGCGTCGGAGGTGGTGTCGACACCGCCGGCGATGCCGACGTCGATCTGACCGAGGGCGATCTTGTTGGCGACCAGGATCGCTGCCTCCAGGCCGGTGCCGCACGCCTGCTGGATGTCGTACGCCGGTGTGTGCGGGTCGAGCCGGGAGCCGAGCACCACCTCACGGGTGAGGTTGAAGTCACGGGAGTGCTTGAGCACCGCACCGGCCACCACCTCGCCGACCCGCTGTCCGGCCAGCCCGTACCTGGCGATCAGGCCGTCCAGCGCCGCGCCGAGCATGTCCGCGTTCGACGCCTGCGCATAGCGGGAGTTGGAGCGGGCAAAGGGGATGCGGTTGCCGCCGATGACCGCGACCCGTCGGATGCTCTGCACGATCCGCCTCCTTGAAGATGTGTTGCGCCAACCCTACTCGCCAGTAGGCTACGCCCATGAGCGACAGGTACGCGAGCTTCGTCCAATCAGCCGCCGGCCGCGCGCTGGTCAAGCGTCTCGGGCTGCCCGACCCGCCGCGACTGCGCCGACACCACCCCGGCGATCCGCTGCTGCCCGGGCCGTTGCTGCTCGGCGCGGCCACCGGCGGGCGACTCGCCGAGCCGATCGCCAAGATCCTGGCATCCGCCGGGGTCGAGCTGGCCGACCAGGCCACCGCCGCCCACAGCGACACCCCGCAGCGGTACGGGGCGCTGGTCTTCGACGCCACCGGGATCACCGACTCGACCGACCTTCGCCAGCTGTACGACTTCTTCCACCCGCAGGCCCGGGCCGTGCTGCCCAGCGGTCGGGTGATCGTGCTCGGCACCCCGCCATCGGAGTGCCCGACGCCGCGCGAGGCCACGGCCCAACGCGCTCTGGAGGGGTTGGTCCGCAGCATCGGCAAGGAGTTCGGCAGGGGCACCACCGCACAGCTCGTCTACGTGACAGGCGACGCCAGCGCCCCCGGGACCCGTACCAGCCTCGAATCGACACTGCGGTTCCTGCTGTCCGGCCGCTCCGCGTACGTCTCGGGGCAGGTCATCCGGGTTGGCGACGGCACGGCGAGCGCCCCGGCGGACTGGGATCGTCCCCTGGACGGGCAGGTCGTGCTCGTGACCGGCGCGGCCCGGGGCATCGGCGCGGCGCTGGCCCGGGTCCTGGCCCGCGACGGCGCGCAGGTGGTGGCGCTGGACATCCCGGCCGCCGGGGATGCCCTGGCCGCCGTGGCGAACGACATCGGCGGTACGGCAGTGCAGCTCGACCTGACCGCGCCGGACGCCCCGACCCGGCTCGCCGACCACCTGGCCAGCCGCCACGGTCGGGTCGACGTGGTGGTGCACAACGCGGGAATCACCCGGGACAAGACGCTCGGCCGGATGGACGCCGACCGGTGGGACCAGGTGATCGACGTGAACCTCTCCAGCCAGGAGCGGATCAACGACGTCCTACTGGAACGGGAGCTGATCCCGGCCGGCGGGCGGATCGTGTCGGTCTCGTCGATCGCCGGGATCGCCGGCAACCGGGGGCAGACCAACTACGCCACCAGCAAGGCCGGCGTGATCGGGCTTGTCGACTCGCTCGCCCCGGCTCTGCACGAGCGGGGGATCAGCGTCAACGCGGTGGCCCCCGGCTTCATCGAGACCCGCCTGACGGCGCGCATCCCGCTTGTCGTCCGTGAGGCGGGCCGGCGGATGAACAGCCTGTCGCAGGGCGGGTTGCCGGTCGACGTGGCGGAGGCGATCGGCTGGTTGGCGTGGCCGGCGTCCGGCGCGGTCAGCGGCAACGTCGTACGCGTCTGCGGCCAGAGCCTGCTGGGGGCGTGATGGCGAGAAGAGGACAGCCCACCGGGGAGCCGGATGACCTGTCGGTCCACGAACTGATCGACGGCCCCACCGAGATCCTGTCGCGGGAGACCCTGGACGCGATCCGCCGTCCGGAGCCCGCCGGTCACGACCTGAGCGTCGAGCAGACACACGACCTGGCCGCCGGAACCGACGCGACCCGCGACCTCTCCGGCGCGCAACCGGCCAACCGCACCCGGGAGCGCATCGAACTGCCCCGGATGCCGGCGGCCGGACCGCTGTACCGGCGGGCGTTGCTCGGTGCGCTGCCGGGCCTCGGCAAGGGGCGGCGCGGGAACGACCTGCCGGCGGCCGAGCTGGCAGTGGACGGCGTGAGCGTCGACAGGACGCACCTTGCCGACTACGACCGGGTCTGCGGGTTCCGGCTCACCGATCAGCTCCCCGCGACGTTTCCGCACGTCATGGGCTTTCCACTGAGCCTGCGGCTGATGACCGCGCCGGACTTTCCCCTCCCGCTGACCGGCCTGGTGCACATCGACAACCGGATCACAGTGCACCGCCCGATCACCGCCGACGAGGCCATCGACTTCACGACGTACGCCCAGGATCTGCGCCCGCACGACCGGGGGCGGCAACTGGACGTGGTGCTTGTCGGCTCGGTGGACGGGGAGGAGGTCTGGCGCGGCGTCTCCACGTACCTGGGTCGGGAGCCCACGGCCGGCGGCGGTGAGCGGCGCGACCGGAGCGGGCGCACCGAGGTGCCCGCCGGTACGGCCCGCTGGCGTGTCGAACCCCGGGTCGGCACCGAGTACGCGCGGGTCTCCGGGGACCACAACCCGATCCACACGTCAGTGCTCGGGGCGCGGCTGTTCGGGTTCCGCCGGCCGATCGCGCACGGCATGTGGAGCAAGGCGCGATGCCTCGCAGCGCTGGAAAACCGGCTGCCTGACGCCTACACGGTCGAGGTCGCCTTCAAGCTGCCGGTGTCGTTGCCGAGCACCGTGAGCTTCGCGCTGCTGCCGGACGGCGGGTTCGCCCTGCACGACTCGCGTGGCCGACCGCACCTGGTGGGCCTCCTGCGCTGACGCGCCAGTGCCGATCCCGGATCCGGGCTTGGCACTGGCGTTCTCGTGCGCTAAGTTGTTCTCACAGAGAGATGTTCTCAAAGTGAGGGTGACGCGATGAACGAGCAGGAGTTCCTGGAGGCGTACGACCCCCGGGCCTACCCGTCGGTCGCCGTGACCGTCGACGTGGTAGCGCTGACCATCCGCGACGGCGCGCTGCACCTCTTGCTGATCCAGCGGGGCCAGCCACCCTTCGAGGGGCACTGGGCGCTGCCCGGCGGCTTCGTCCAACCCGACGAGGACCTCGCCGCCGGTGCCCGACGTGAGCTGGCCGAGGAGACCGGGCTCGGCGGCGAGGGGCTGCGCCGCGTACACCTGGAGCAGTTGGGCAGCTACGGCGCTCCCGACCGCGACCCGCGGATGCGCGTCGTCTCGGTCGCCCACCTCGCGTTCGCCCCCGACCTGCCCGACCCGGCCGCCGGCAGCGACGCCGACGCGGCGACCTGGCTGCCGGTGACCGCCCTGACCAGCCGGCAGCTCGCCTTCGACCACGGCCGGATCATCGACGACGCGCTTGAGCGCGCCCGCTCCAAGCTCGAATACACCCCACTCGCCACGCGCTTCCTCGCCGCCGAGTTCACCATCAGCGAGCTACGCGCCGTCTACGAGACGGTCTGGGGTCACCCCCTGCACGCCGGCAACTTCCACCGCAAGGTGCTGTCCGTGCCGGGCTTCGTGGAAAGCACCGGCGCCAGCACCGAGCGCGGCGGCTCGCGGGGTGGCCCCCGCGCCCGGCTCTACCGGGCCGGCGACGCCCGGCTGCTGCACCCCGCGCTGCTGCGCCCCGCCCGCGAGGAGACGGTGCGATGAGGACCGCGGAGGCCATCGGCCTGGTCACTGCCGCCCGCACCGACACCGACCTGTTCGGCACGGACCAGCCGGCCAGGCGCTACCGCGAGCTGGTCGCGGCCCTGCACCCCGACCGCCTGACGGCCGACCCGGCGGTACGCGCCGAAGCCCTCGACGCGTTCATCCACGTCACCACCCGGTGGCAGGCCCGGCAGGTCACAGTCCTCGGCGACTACCGCCTCGGCGCGCTTGCCCACTCCGGTGACCTTGCCGACCTCTACGACGTCGGAGACGACAGGCTGCTCAAGCTGCCCCGGCGGCCCACCGACAACGACCTCATGGCCCGCGAGGCACACGCCCTGCACACCATCGCCGAACGCGGCGACCCGCGCTACCTGCCGTACGTGCCCCGACTCGTCGACGAGTTCCGGCACTCCGACGCCGCGACCGGCGCCGAACGGCGGATCAACGTGCTCGCCACCGCGCCCGGCCTGCACGACCTCGACGCGGTGCGGCGCGCGTACCCCGACGGGCTGGACGCCCGCGACGTGGCCTGGATGTGGCGGCGGCTGCTCGTGGCACTCGGCCTGGCCCACCGGGCCGGCGTGGTGCACGGCGCGGTCCTGCCGCGACACGTGCTGATCGAGCCGGCCGCCCACGGCGTGGTGCTCGTCGACTGGTGCTTCTCCGCGCCCGTCGGCAGCACGATCCCGGCCATGGTGCCCGGCTACCAGGACTGGTATCCGCCGGAGGTCTTCCAGAAGCGGCAGTGCGGGCCGGGCACCGACATCTGGATGGCGACCCGCTGCATGACCTCGCTGCTGAACCGCCACGCGCCGCGCGAGCTGCTCGCCTTCGCCCAGGGCTGCCGGCAGCGGTTCCTCAAGGACCGGCCCGACGACGCGTGGCGCCTGCTACGCGAATTCGACAACGTGCTGGGCCGGCTCTACGGGCCACGCACCTTCCGCCCCTTCACCCTCACCCCCTAAGGAGCTGTCATGGGCAGTGGAATCTGGTCCACCGACGTGTACGACGCCGCCGACCGCTACCGCAGGTCGACCGGCAAGAGCGCCTTCTCCTACAGCGACAGCGGGGCCCGCACCGTGCACCCCGCACTCGACCCCCGGGAGGCGACGCGGGAGAGCCGCGACTCCGACGAACACCCCCGGTCGACGCCCGTCGCGGTGCTCTTCGACGTGACAGGCTCGATGCTCAAGGTGCCGCGCGTCCTGCAGACCAAGCTGCCGCAGCTGCTCGGGCTGCTGCAACGGCAGGGCTACGCAAGCGACCCGCAGATCATGTTCGGGGCGATCGGGGACGCCACCTGCGACCGGGTGCCGTTGCAGGTCGGCCAGTTCGAGTCGGACAACCGAATGGACGACGACCTCGGCCGGATCGTCCTCGAAGGCGGTGGCGGCGGGCAGATGACCGAGTCGTACGAGCTGGCCATGTACTTCATGGCCCGGCACACCGCCACCGACAACTGGGACAAGCGCGGCCGGCGCGGCTACCTGTTCATCATCGGCGACGAGCTGGCGTACCCGACGGTGAAGGCGCGGGAGGCTGCCGGCGTGATCGGTGACAACCTGACCGAGGACGTGCCGCTGCGGCACATCGTCGACGAGGTGACGAGCCGCTGGGACACCTACTACCTGCTCCCCGCCGGCAGCCACTACGCCGGCAACGCGAAGGTGCTCGACTTCTGGCGGGACCTGCTCGGGCAGAACGCGGTGGTCCTCGACGACCTCGATGCGGTCTGCGAGACCATCGCGCTCACCATCGGCCTCGGTGAGCAGGCCATCGACCTTGACGAGGGCCTGCGTCACCTGGACCGCGCGGGCTCCACCGCCACCGGCACCGTGTCGAAGGCGCTGGCCCGCCTCAACCGGGGGCGGCGCGCCGAGGTGTCGACGCTGCCGGCCTTCCGCGACACCACAGGCGGGGTGACCCGACTGTGAGGCACGTGGCGGTGGTCGACCTCGGCTATGGCGACGCTGGCAAGGGCACTGTCGTGGACTGGCTCTGCGCCACCCGACCCGTGCACACGGTCGTCCGCTTCAACGGGGGCGCGCAGGCGGCGCACAACGTCGTGCTGCGCGACGGGCGGCACCACACGTTCGCACAGTTCGGCGCCGGCACCTTCCACCCCGGCGTGCGTACGCACCTGTCGCGGCACGTGGTGGTGGACCCGCTGGCGCTGGCCGCCGAGGCCGACCATCTCGCCACTGTCGGGGTGCCCGACGCGCTGGACAGGTTGACAGTGGACGGGTCGGCACTGCTCGCCACCCCGTACCACCGGGCCGCCAACCGGGCCCGGGAGATCGCCCGGGGAGCCGACCGGCACGGCTCCTGCGGGCTGGGTGTGGGCGAGGCCGTCGCGTACGGTCTCGCCCACCCCGACGACGCGCCACGGGTCGCCGACTGCCGCAGCCCAGCGCTGCTGCGCCGTCGGCTGACCGTCCTGCGGGACCGGCTCACCGCCGAACTCGGCCCGCTGGACGCCCCGCCGGTCGAGGACTGCCTGCCCGCGTTCACCGGGTTCGCCGGCCGGGTCGCGATCGTCGACGGCAGCTGGCTCGCCGGGGCGCTGCGCTCCGGGACGTGCGTCTTCGAGGGTGCACAGGGGGTGCTGCTGGACGAGTGGCACGGCTTCCACCCGTACACGACGTGGAGCACCACCACGTTCACAAACGTCGACGGCCTGCTCGCCGAGGCGGGCCTGCCCGGCGAGGTGGCCCGGCTCGGGGTGCTGCGGATCGTCACCACCCGGCACGGGGCCGGCCCGCTGGTGACCGAGGACCAGGCGCTGCCGTTCACCGACCGGCACAACGCCACGAACCCGTGGCAGGGCCGGTTCCGGTTCGGCCACTTCGACGCTGTCGCCCACCGGTACGCCCTCGCGGCAGCCGGCGGCGTCGACGGCCTCGCGCTCACCCACCTCGACCTCGCCGGCCCCGGCCTGCGGATCTGCCGCCGCTACGACACCACCGACCGGATCACCCCGGGCCCGCCCGGTGACCTGGACCGGCAGGCCGCGCTCACCGCCCGCCTGCTGCGCTCCCGCCCGGTGTACGACGATCCACCGTCGGACTGGCCGGAGGCGGTACGCGCCGAGCTGGGCGCGCCCGTGGTGCTGACCTCTCACGGCCCCACCGCCGGGGACAAGACACCGCACGGGCCGCTGCTCGCGGCACCGGCCCTGGCCCGGTCGGTCTGATGTTCCTGACCCGGTCGGCCTGACGTCCGGACCGAAGGCGGATGATCCGCCGACTCGGCCTCCGGGCGGGTCGCACCCGGCGAGCATTGGTGCATGGAAGCCCTGCTCGACCTTCTCCGTGGGACCGTCACGTCACCGTGGGTGTACCTGGTGATCTTCGGCCTCACCGCGGTCGACGCGTTCTTCCCCGCGGTGCCGGGCGAGGCGGCGGTGATCACCGCGGCGGTGCTCGCCGCCGACGGCGGGCACCCCGATCTGACTCTGGTGATCGTCAGCGCCGCCCTCGGCGCGCTGATCGGCGACCACATCTCGTATGCCATCGGGCGGGGCGGCGGCGCGAACCGGCTGGCCCACCTACCGGATGGCAGTCGCCGGCGGGCCGGCTCCGAGTGGGCTCGCCGCGCCGTTGACAGGCGCGGCGGGATAATCCTGACCACCAGCCGGTACGTGCCCGGCGGCCGGACGGCCGTCACCCTCACCATGGGCGCGGTGCGCTATCCCCGCCGGGCGTTTCTGCTGTACGACAGCATCGCGGCGGTCACCTGGGCGCTGTACTGCGGCCTGCTCGGCTACTTCGGTGGGCTGGCCTTCGAGCGTGACCCGCTGAAGGGCGTCCTGGCCGGCATCGGGCTCTCGCTGATCGTCACGTTCGGTCTGGAAGGTGTGCGATGGCTGCGCCGTCGGGCGCACCGCCGCGCCGCAGCCGGCCGCTGAAACCACTGCCGCCTGCCCGGTTCGGGCGGGCGCGGGACCTTCTCACTCCGACGGCGCGGGACCTTCTCACTCCGGCGGCCGCCAAGTGACGCCGTGCAGGAGTTGGGCGGCGCCGAGCCAGGCCACGTTCATCATCCGGGTTGCGGTCTTCTCCGGGTCGGCCTCCGGACGGTCGGCGAGCCAGTCGGCAAGCGACTCGGTGGCCCCCACCAGCGCGTACGCGACGACTTCCAGGTCGACGGCGCCGACCTCGTGCCCCTCCGCGCGCAGCGCGTGGTCGAGCATCTCGGCGACCACCTCGACGAGCCGGGTCCGCATCGTGGCCAACTCGCCGGCGAACGGCTGCTCGCCCCGGGCCTGCCGGTAGAGCACCGCCCAGCCGTCGCGATGCGCGCCCACGAAGCCGAAGAACGCCCGCAGACCGCGCCAGAGCCGAACGTCCGCCGGCAGGTCGGGGGCGGCGGCACCGGCGATGGCCTGCATCATCCGGGTGCCCTCGCGGTGCAGACAGGCGACGAACAGTTCCTCCTTGGTCCCGAGGTACGCGTAGACCATCGGTTTGGAGATGCCCGCGTACTCCGCGATCTCGTCCATGCTGGCGTGGTGGAAGCCGCGCCGGGAGAAGACCTTCACTGCCGCGTCGAGCATCTGCTGCTCGCGGACGGCACGCGGCAGGCGCTTGAAGGCGGGAGCTGAGGACACCTTGCGAGCATACCTACTGGTGCGTAGGGTTACGCACCAGTAGGCAATCTCCCCGGAAGGCACATCTCATGACTGACTTCGACCCGGCCACCTTCGCCAACGTCGGCCCCAAGGAGTTCGCCCAGCTGGTCAAGTCCACCCCGGACGACAAGATCGCCCAGGTGATGTCCGGTGACATGCGTGGGAAGATCCTCGGCGAGGTGTTCAACCGGATGCCGTCGCTGTTCCGCGCCGACCGGGCCGGCTCCACGAACGCCGTCATCCACTGGATCGTCACCGGTCGCCCGGACGGCGGCAGCGACACCTACGAGGTGGTCATCGCCGACGGCAAGTGCCACGTGAACGAGACCCCGCAGCACGACCCGAAGCTTGCCCTCACCATGGGCCCGGTGGAGTTCCTGAAGATCGTCTCCGGTGGCGCCAACCCGGTCATGATGTTCATGACCGGCAAGCTGAAGGCGAAGGGCGACCTCGGTCTCGCCGCCAACATCGCCAACCTGTTCGACATCCCCAAGGCCTGACATGGCCGAGTTCTCGCTAGACCTGAATGAGGAACAGCGGGACCTGCGGGACTGGGTGCACGGCTTCGCCGCCGAGGTCGTGCGCCCGGCCGCCGCCGAGTGGGACGAGCGCGAGGAAACCCCGTGGCCGGTGATCCAGGAAGCCGCAAAGGTCGGCCTCTACGGCTTCGAGTTCCTCGCCACCTGCTGGGCCGATCCGACCGGGCTCTCCCTGCCGATTGCCAGCGAGGAACTCTTCTGGGGTGACGCCGGCATCGGGCTGAGCATCTTCGGCACCTCGCTCGCCGTCGCCGCCATCTACGGCGCCGGCACCCCCGACCAACTTGTCGAATGGGTGCCGCAGTGCTTCGGCGACGTCGACTCGCCGGCCGTCGCCGCGTTCTGCACGAGCGAACCGGAGGCCGGCTCCGACGTCGGCGCCATGCGCACCCGGGCCGTATACGACGAGGCCACCGACGAGTGGGTGCTCTCCGGGCAGAAGGCGTACGCCACGAACGGCGGCATCGCCGGAGTGCACGTCGTCACCGCCTCGGTCGACCCCACACTCGGCTCCCGCGGCCAGGCCGCATTCGTCGTACCGCCCGGCACCCCCGGCCTGACCGCAACCCGCAAGCTGCGCAAACTCGGCCTCCGCGCCTCGCACACCGCCGACGTCTTCCTCGACGACGTACGGGTGCCCGGCCGGTGCCTGCTCGGCGGTCGGGACGCGCTGCTGCAACGACTCGACCGGGCACGCTCCGGACAGCGATCCACCGGGCAGGCCGCCATGCGCACCTTCGAGCTGTCCCGACCGACGGTGGGCGCGCAGGCGCTCGGCGTGGCCCGGGCCGCCTACGAGTACGCGCTGGACTACGCCAAGGACCGCGTCCAGTTCGGCAGACCGATCATCGAGAACCAGGCGGTGGCGTTCGCGCTGGCCGACATGCGGATGGAGATCGACGCGGCACGGCTGCTGGTCTGGCGTGCCTCCTGGATGGGCCGCAACAACCGCCCGTTCACCGCCGGTGAGGGCTCGATGTCCAAGCTCAAGGCCGGTGAGGTCGCGGTGTCGGTCACCGAGAAGGCCGTACAGTTGCTCGGTGGGGCCGGTTTCCTGCGCGACCATCCGGTGGAGCGCTGGTACCGGGACGCGAAGATCTACACCATCTTCGAGGGCACCTCAGAGATTCAGCGACTGGTAATCTCCCGCGCGATCTCCGGGATGCAGATCCGCTGACCGACGACGCCCGGGCCTGCGCCGTAATCCAGGCCGCGTCTCGAACCCGTCGGTTTCCTGGCCCGGCTCGCCTTGGCAGGGGCCGGGCCAGGAGACCGGCGCCACCACCACACGTCCCAGCCACGATGCGTGCTGCCTTCGTCACCCCACGTTGACGCCAGCTGAGCCTGCCGTCGCGCCCGGACGCATGATCAAGGAAGAAGCCGCCGGGCGCAGGCAAGCAACCCGTCCGCGTACCAATCCCAAGGAGGTCTGCGGCATGGACCTGCCGTTCGTCGTTGCCACGCTGACCCGTCGCGGCCTGCTCACCCCCGGCCGGCCCGTCCGGATCGTCTCGCAGCTCAACGCGCTACGTACCTGGGGGTGGAGCCTCGCCGGCGAACTCCGCCAGGCAGCCGCCCGCGACCCCGGCCGTCCGGCGATCATCGACGAGGACGGCATCGAGCTGACCTACCAGGACCTCCTCGAACGGGCTGAGCGAACGG from Micromonospora profundi harbors:
- a CDS encoding DedA family protein, with protein sequence MEALLDLLRGTVTSPWVYLVIFGLTAVDAFFPAVPGEAAVITAAVLAADGGHPDLTLVIVSAALGALIGDHISYAIGRGGGANRLAHLPDGSRRRAGSEWARRAVDRRGGIILTTSRYVPGGRTAVTLTMGAVRYPRRAFLLYDSIAAVTWALYCGLLGYFGGLAFERDPLKGVLAGIGLSLIVTFGLEGVRWLRRRAHRRAAAGR
- a CDS encoding SCP2 sterol-binding domain-containing protein translates to MTDFDPATFANVGPKEFAQLVKSTPDDKIAQVMSGDMRGKILGEVFNRMPSLFRADRAGSTNAVIHWIVTGRPDGGSDTYEVVIADGKCHVNETPQHDPKLALTMGPVEFLKIVSGGANPVMMFMTGKLKAKGDLGLAANIANLFDIPKA
- a CDS encoding 3-oxoacyl-ACP reductase — its product is MSDRYASFVQSAAGRALVKRLGLPDPPRLRRHHPGDPLLPGPLLLGAATGGRLAEPIAKILASAGVELADQATAAHSDTPQRYGALVFDATGITDSTDLRQLYDFFHPQARAVLPSGRVIVLGTPPSECPTPREATAQRALEGLVRSIGKEFGRGTTAQLVYVTGDASAPGTRTSLESTLRFLLSGRSAYVSGQVIRVGDGTASAPADWDRPLDGQVVLVTGAARGIGAALARVLARDGAQVVALDIPAAGDALAAVANDIGGTAVQLDLTAPDAPTRLADHLASRHGRVDVVVHNAGITRDKTLGRMDADRWDQVIDVNLSSQERINDVLLERELIPAGGRIVSVSSIAGIAGNRGQTNYATSKAGVIGLVDSLAPALHERGISVNAVAPGFIETRLTARIPLVVREAGRRMNSLSQGGLPVDVAEAIGWLAWPASGAVSGNVVRVCGQSLLGA
- a CDS encoding MaoC family dehydratase, with the protein product MAAGTDATRDLSGAQPANRTRERIELPRMPAAGPLYRRALLGALPGLGKGRRGNDLPAAELAVDGVSVDRTHLADYDRVCGFRLTDQLPATFPHVMGFPLSLRLMTAPDFPLPLTGLVHIDNRITVHRPITADEAIDFTTYAQDLRPHDRGRQLDVVLVGSVDGEEVWRGVSTYLGREPTAGGGERRDRSGRTEVPAGTARWRVEPRVGTEYARVSGDHNPIHTSVLGARLFGFRRPIAHGMWSKARCLAALENRLPDAYTVEVAFKLPVSLPSTVSFALLPDGGFALHDSRGRPHLVGLLR
- a CDS encoding acyl-CoA dehydrogenase family protein, whose product is MAEFSLDLNEEQRDLRDWVHGFAAEVVRPAAAEWDEREETPWPVIQEAAKVGLYGFEFLATCWADPTGLSLPIASEELFWGDAGIGLSIFGTSLAVAAIYGAGTPDQLVEWVPQCFGDVDSPAVAAFCTSEPEAGSDVGAMRTRAVYDEATDEWVLSGQKAYATNGGIAGVHVVTASVDPTLGSRGQAAFVVPPGTPGLTATRKLRKLGLRASHTADVFLDDVRVPGRCLLGGRDALLQRLDRARSGQRSTGQAAMRTFELSRPTVGAQALGVARAAYEYALDYAKDRVQFGRPIIENQAVAFALADMRMEIDAARLLVWRASWMGRNNRPFTAGEGSMSKLKAGEVAVSVTEKAVQLLGGAGFLRDHPVERWYRDAKIYTIFEGTSEIQRLVISRAISGMQIR
- a CDS encoding NUDIX hydrolase, whose amino-acid sequence is MNEQEFLEAYDPRAYPSVAVTVDVVALTIRDGALHLLLIQRGQPPFEGHWALPGGFVQPDEDLAAGARRELAEETGLGGEGLRRVHLEQLGSYGAPDRDPRMRVVSVAHLAFAPDLPDPAAGSDADAATWLPVTALTSRQLAFDHGRIIDDALERARSKLEYTPLATRFLAAEFTISELRAVYETVWGHPLHAGNFHRKVLSVPGFVESTGASTERGGSRGGPRARLYRAGDARLLHPALLRPAREETVR
- a CDS encoding adenylosuccinate synthetase, which gives rise to MRHVAVVDLGYGDAGKGTVVDWLCATRPVHTVVRFNGGAQAAHNVVLRDGRHHTFAQFGAGTFHPGVRTHLSRHVVVDPLALAAEADHLATVGVPDALDRLTVDGSALLATPYHRAANRAREIARGADRHGSCGLGVGEAVAYGLAHPDDAPRVADCRSPALLRRRLTVLRDRLTAELGPLDAPPVEDCLPAFTGFAGRVAIVDGSWLAGALRSGTCVFEGAQGVLLDEWHGFHPYTTWSTTTFTNVDGLLAEAGLPGEVARLGVLRIVTTRHGAGPLVTEDQALPFTDRHNATNPWQGRFRFGHFDAVAHRYALAAAGGVDGLALTHLDLAGPGLRICRRYDTTDRITPGPPGDLDRQAALTARLLRSRPVYDDPPSDWPEAVRAELGAPVVLTSHGPTAGDKTPHGPLLAAPALARSV
- a CDS encoding TetR/AcrR family transcriptional regulator produces the protein MSSAPAFKRLPRAVREQQMLDAAVKVFSRRGFHHASMDEIAEYAGISKPMVYAYLGTKEELFVACLHREGTRMMQAIAGAAAPDLPADVRLWRGLRAFFGFVGAHRDGWAVLYRQARGEQPFAGELATMRTRLVEVVAEMLDHALRAEGHEVGAVDLEVVAYALVGATESLADWLADRPEADPEKTATRMMNVAWLGAAQLLHGVTWRPPE
- a CDS encoding serine/threonine protein kinase, which codes for MRTAEAIGLVTAARTDTDLFGTDQPARRYRELVAALHPDRLTADPAVRAEALDAFIHVTTRWQARQVTVLGDYRLGALAHSGDLADLYDVGDDRLLKLPRRPTDNDLMAREAHALHTIAERGDPRYLPYVPRLVDEFRHSDAATGAERRINVLATAPGLHDLDAVRRAYPDGLDARDVAWMWRRLLVALGLAHRAGVVHGAVLPRHVLIEPAAHGVVLVDWCFSAPVGSTIPAMVPGYQDWYPPEVFQKRQCGPGTDIWMATRCMTSLLNRHAPRELLAFAQGCRQRFLKDRPDDAWRLLREFDNVLGRLYGPRTFRPFTLTP